From Elusimicrobiota bacterium, one genomic window encodes:
- a CDS encoding YncE family protein produces MLLLMLFAAAAACGRPRDPEPGSLPSKYGLLTSSRWAYGAAFKKEDLKPVANTNPHPEPKPWRDHPFDLALTPDGKKAYVTLPGSEARPGHEVAVFDVAKRKVVKRITVGSSPWSIAAHPGGRFLVVLNRFSNYASVIDTASDKVTGEIPLDFYCMRLVHNKAGTRAYVSNRYLNQILVLDVDARGGAYRAAVRPLGGFDEAAFHDNLHQVLRRSCGALQCHGRTRGGFYAGDDARKAFFSALENSTAGDPAQSVLLRAALPAADNGFADDRAGNNMHAGGRSVWRKSSPDYRRAAAWIAAARQGPGIPVGNFGSKPYALALSSDERRLFVGNQGTQDISVVDLERGEEVTGIYTQNVITDLALHTSAGHDRLIALSMGIGFGAAKERDPYGGETSDRRQAAAQFTVLRDTSTTEPLPLKDQEVLGPFDAVDGTAASKMGDIQNDITVLDASRLRVPPRSPDGALSYALRANRYEAHADWVRYTSDSAEVLPQDAAGDISPELQRVVGAFPESLVVDGDRVFVVMLGTYELVEYRLSPRAGEPSELLTPVAVYPTGIMPRNVALGPRGTPAEGLALVTNYLGESVSVIDTRRGTSREYAVGGRSRPFPDTNAERGQMFVNTAVFSGDRDTSCMSCHIYDTSDARGWGAGQAIGQMRDGHFVNGGLLGIPQIKNLFAVQPFYFEGTHSAFAGQFDDAREHVPLQAFTAPNPQGDFTALRRPASARAGRAEHEEIQDKTSTASWGRSYLDLEERRDELIRRLTMRYFGKAFDFRDLQRFIGEFQAAETRLMPNPFDQRSPSAARGRLLFNDLAVGCVVCHKPPHFTDKSEPLYHNQSRVLPSLISFSPREGAFTLVGPHYMDGVNGYVRDLEPWEPGGVKRKGMVTTFSLRGLFDRPFVFLHHGRALSVRETFAVPDHYSLRKFKYSPLSGGEEVRPGGKERGFNEQSFLKEKTYMMDTHGATSQLHALQVQDLENFLLSIE; encoded by the coding sequence ATGCTCCTGCTGATGCTGTTCGCCGCGGCGGCGGCCTGCGGCCGGCCCCGGGACCCGGAGCCGGGGAGCCTGCCCTCCAAGTACGGCCTGCTCACCAGCTCCCGGTGGGCCTACGGCGCGGCCTTCAAGAAGGAAGACCTCAAGCCGGTCGCCAACACCAACCCCCACCCCGAGCCCAAGCCTTGGCGCGACCATCCCTTCGACCTGGCGCTGACCCCGGACGGCAAGAAAGCGTACGTCACCTTGCCCGGCAGCGAGGCGCGGCCGGGCCACGAGGTCGCGGTCTTCGATGTCGCGAAGCGGAAAGTGGTCAAGAGGATCACGGTGGGTTCGAGCCCCTGGTCCATCGCCGCGCACCCCGGCGGGAGATTCCTGGTGGTGCTCAACCGCTTCTCCAACTACGCCTCGGTGATCGACACGGCTTCCGACAAAGTGACCGGCGAGATCCCTCTGGACTTCTATTGCATGAGGCTGGTCCATAACAAGGCGGGGACCCGGGCCTATGTGAGCAACCGCTACCTCAACCAGATCCTCGTCCTCGACGTGGACGCGCGCGGCGGCGCCTATCGCGCCGCGGTCCGTCCTCTGGGGGGCTTCGACGAGGCGGCCTTCCACGACAACCTGCACCAGGTCCTGAGGCGGAGCTGCGGCGCCCTGCAATGCCACGGCCGGACCCGGGGCGGGTTCTATGCCGGAGACGACGCCCGCAAGGCTTTCTTCTCGGCGCTCGAGAACTCGACCGCGGGCGACCCCGCGCAGAGCGTGCTGCTGCGGGCGGCCCTGCCCGCGGCCGACAACGGCTTCGCCGACGACCGGGCGGGCAACAACATGCACGCCGGGGGACGGTCCGTCTGGCGCAAGTCCTCCCCCGACTACCGCCGCGCCGCGGCCTGGATCGCGGCCGCGCGCCAGGGCCCCGGCATCCCGGTGGGCAACTTCGGCTCCAAGCCCTACGCCTTGGCCCTGAGCAGCGACGAGCGGCGGCTCTTCGTGGGCAACCAGGGCACCCAGGACATCTCGGTGGTGGACCTGGAGCGCGGCGAGGAGGTCACCGGGATCTACACCCAGAACGTCATCACCGACCTGGCCCTGCACACCTCGGCCGGGCACGACCGCCTCATCGCCCTGTCCATGGGCATCGGCTTCGGCGCGGCCAAGGAGCGCGACCCCTACGGCGGGGAGACCTCGGACCGCCGCCAGGCGGCGGCGCAGTTCACCGTGCTGCGCGACACCAGCACCACCGAGCCCCTGCCGCTCAAGGACCAGGAGGTGCTCGGGCCCTTCGATGCCGTAGACGGCACCGCGGCGTCCAAGATGGGCGACATCCAGAACGACATCACGGTACTGGACGCCAGCCGCCTGCGCGTGCCGCCGCGCTCTCCGGACGGCGCGCTCAGCTACGCCTTGCGCGCCAACCGCTACGAGGCCCACGCGGACTGGGTGCGCTACACCTCGGATTCCGCGGAGGTCCTGCCCCAGGACGCGGCCGGCGACATCTCTCCCGAACTGCAGCGTGTGGTGGGCGCGTTCCCGGAGAGCCTGGTCGTGGACGGAGACCGGGTCTTCGTGGTCATGCTGGGGACCTACGAGCTCGTCGAATACCGTCTCTCCCCGCGCGCGGGCGAGCCCTCCGAGCTCCTGACTCCCGTCGCGGTCTACCCGACCGGGATCATGCCCCGCAACGTCGCCCTCGGGCCCCGGGGCACGCCGGCCGAGGGGCTGGCGTTGGTGACCAACTACCTGGGCGAGTCCGTCAGCGTGATCGACACGCGGCGAGGGACCTCGCGGGAATACGCGGTCGGCGGCCGCTCCCGCCCCTTCCCGGACACCAACGCCGAGCGCGGCCAGATGTTCGTCAACACCGCCGTCTTCTCCGGGGACCGGGACACCTCCTGCATGTCCTGCCACATCTACGACACCAGCGACGCGCGGGGCTGGGGGGCCGGGCAGGCCATCGGCCAGATGCGCGACGGCCACTTCGTCAACGGCGGCCTGCTGGGCATCCCCCAGATCAAGAACCTCTTCGCGGTCCAGCCCTTCTACTTCGAGGGGACCCACAGCGCCTTCGCTGGGCAGTTCGACGACGCGCGCGAGCACGTGCCGCTCCAGGCTTTCACGGCTCCCAACCCGCAGGGCGACTTCACCGCGCTGCGCCGCCCCGCTTCGGCGCGCGCGGGCCGGGCCGAGCACGAGGAGATCCAGGACAAGACGTCCACCGCCTCCTGGGGCCGGTCCTACCTGGACCTGGAGGAGCGCCGCGACGAGCTCATCCGCAGGCTCACCATGCGGTACTTCGGCAAGGCCTTCGATTTTCGGGATCTGCAGCGCTTCATCGGCGAGTTCCAGGCCGCGGAGACGCGGCTTATGCCCAATCCTTTCGACCAGCGCAGCCCGTCCGCGGCCAGGGGCCGGCTCCTGTTCAACGATCTTGCCGTGGGCTGCGTGGTCTGCCACAAGCCTCCTCATTTCACGGACAAGAGCGAGCCCCTCTACCACAACCAGTCGCGCGTCCTGCCCTCCCTCATCTCGTTTTCGCCCCGGGAGGGGGCCTTCACCCTCGTGGGGCCGCACTATATGGACGGCGTCAACGGCTACGTCCGGGACCTGGAGCCCTGGGAGCCGGGAGGGGTCAAGAGGAAGGGGATGGTCACGACCTTCTCGCTGCGCGGGCTCTTCGACCGCCCCTTCGTCTTCCTGCACCACGGCCGGGCCCTGTCGGTCCGCGAGACCTTCGCGGTGCCGGACCACTACTCTCTGAGGAAGTTCAAATACAGCCCGCTCAGCGGCGGCGAGGAGGTCCGGCCCGGGGGCAAGGAGCGCGGCTTCAACGAGCAGAGCTTCCTCAAGGAGAAGACCTACATGATGGACACCCACGGCGCGACCAGCCAGCTCCACGCGCTGCAGGTGCAGGACCTGGAGAATTTCCTGCTGAGCATCGAATGA